One genomic segment of Bradyrhizobium diazoefficiens includes these proteins:
- a CDS encoding ABC transporter ATP-binding protein — translation MLELKAVSKAFGAIVVAERIDLRLSSGEALGVIGPNGAGKSTLFNLISGMLRPDSGRVILDGKDITDLAPEDRCRAGIGRSFQIPLPFDHLSVFENLSVAALFGGGLAEADAVQVCGRTLALTGLEAKANRLAGSLPLLDRKRLELARALATRPRTLLLDEIAGGLTEGECHELIETIRTIHAQGVGIIWIEHVVHALLAVVQRLVVLDFGRVVAQGVPSEVMRSSEVQTIYMGVPA, via the coding sequence ATGCTTGAACTCAAAGCAGTCTCCAAAGCGTTCGGCGCAATCGTCGTGGCCGAGCGGATCGATCTCCGCCTGTCGTCTGGCGAAGCGCTGGGCGTGATTGGACCCAACGGCGCCGGCAAGTCGACGCTGTTCAATCTCATCAGCGGGATGCTGCGACCGGATTCCGGTCGCGTCATCCTGGACGGCAAGGATATCACGGATCTTGCGCCGGAAGACCGATGCCGCGCCGGCATCGGTCGCTCATTTCAGATTCCGCTGCCGTTTGATCATTTGTCGGTGTTTGAAAATCTGTCGGTCGCCGCCCTGTTCGGCGGCGGCCTCGCAGAGGCCGACGCCGTTCAGGTCTGCGGCCGGACGCTGGCGCTGACGGGACTCGAGGCGAAGGCCAACCGGTTGGCTGGAAGCCTGCCACTGCTCGATCGCAAGCGTCTGGAGCTGGCGCGCGCGCTCGCCACGCGTCCGCGCACGCTGCTGCTCGACGAAATAGCCGGCGGCTTGACCGAAGGCGAATGCCACGAACTGATCGAGACCATTCGTACCATCCACGCGCAAGGCGTCGGCATCATCTGGATCGAGCATGTGGTCCACGCCTTGCTGGCTGTGGTTCAGCGCCTGGTGGTGCTGGATTTCGGCCGTGTGGTGGCGCAGGGCGTGCCATCCGAGGTGATGCGCTCCAGCGAGGTGCAGACCATCTACATGGGCGTGCCGGCATGA